One genomic segment of Vespa crabro chromosome 3, iyVesCrab1.2, whole genome shotgun sequence includes these proteins:
- the LOC124423189 gene encoding sorbitol dehydrogenase-like: MAKDNLTAILYGINDIRLEQTPIEEPEANEVLIEMSCVGICGSDVHYLEKGRIGDFILRKPMIIGHESSGVIAKLGKNVTNLKVGDRVAIEPGVPCRLCSFCKNGRYNLCKDMVFCATPPVHGSLRRFYKHAADFCFKLPDHITLEEGALMEPLSVGVHACKRADVRIGSKVLILGAGPIGLVTLLVAKAMGASKVIITDIKQDKLDVAKKLGADETYLMEREVSENENVKKIHDLFGDDPDKTIDASGAQASIRLAILVTKSGGVIVLVGCGPPEVQIPLMNALVREVDIRGVFRYANDYGDALELLSSKKIDVKPLITHNYKIEDTVAAFAQTKSESGVIKVMIHCK, encoded by the exons ATGGCCAAGGATAATCTCACTGCCATACTTTACGGCATCAATGACATTCGTCtg gaACAAACACCTATTGAGGAACCAGAAGCCAATG aagtGTTAATAGAAATGAGTTGTGTTGGAATTTGTGGATCGGACGTTCATTATCTTGAAAAGGGTAGAATAggtgattttattttacgtaaaCCAATGATTATCGGTCATGAATCATCTGGAGTAATTGCTAAACTTGGAAAAAATGTGACGAATTTGAAG GTCGGTGATCGTGTAGCCATTGAACCTGGTGTGCCTTGTAGATTATGTAGTTTTTGTAAAAACGGCCGTTATAATTTATGTAAGGACATGGTATTTTGTGCTACTCCTCCTGTACACGGCAGTTTAAGACGCTTTTACAAACACGCAGCTGATTTTTGTTTCAA attgcCTGATCATATAACGTTAGAAGAAGGAGCTCTTATGGAGCCTTTATCGGTTGGTGTTCACGCTTGCAAACGTGCTGATGTAAGAATTGGTTCCAAAGTATTAATTTTAGGAGCTGGACCAATTGGTTTAGTAACATTATTAGTTGCTAAAGCTATGGGTGCtagtaaagttattattactg atataaagcaagataaattagatgtAGCTAAAAAACTTGGAGCTGATGAGACATACTTAATGGAACGTGAGGTttctgaaaatgaaaatgtaaaaaaaattcatgattTATTTGGTGATGATCCTGATAAGACAATTGATGCGTCTGGTGCTCAGGCATCAATACGTTTAGCTATACTA gTAACTAAATCAGGTGGTGTAATTGTTTTGGTTGGTTGTGGTCCTCCTGAAGTACAAATTCCACTTATGAATGCATTAGTAAGAGAAGTTGACATTAGAGGTGTTTTTAGATATGCTAATGA cTATGGTGATGCGTTAGAACTGTTGTCTTCCAAAAAAATAGATGTGAAACCACTTATAACTCACAACTACAAAATAGAGGATACTGTTGCAGCATTTGCCCAAACAAAATCAGAAAGTGGTGTAATTAAAGTTATGATTCACtgcaaataa
- the LOC124423185 gene encoding protein claret segregational-like isoform X1 — protein sequence MYSYWSLHDKAQIQIRSVCLTVVLQMESRLPKPNHFYKKATTLIDIDLKKKNPNMTKTQTGLSRAVSSAKLTDDTKKDKNLLNNDGKSNNENESLPQTTRTKNIAAITRSNEAIKAMKRPGTIVTNANTKKPKVKVITPRKTLKTALKARNGINRPTENNTNNKTTATTTTITTTVNKWDYKGRFAIVNGELIKLRGNYKEISSKNAELQKMIDDLRDNGNTYKLKLQECETLKAALSEELETTKDEFKQIQNEKEDFVKRWTKAEEAYKNVTKELKELQDQFADQQAKLQEQTIETERVKTKLEHDENLIKDLTIHKEELQSLVHQMDKERRILHNTIQEMKGNIRVFCRVRPRTPKESSKSLCFIKFVDECTIEIGKSDGSDMASCSGKVRNLRQEFSFDKVFPHNASQADIFEELSLLVQSALEGYNVCVFAYGQTGSGKTYTMEGEPGFDTEGMIPRTVRHIFKEMKELELLGWEYRIEASFLEIYNEHIVDLLDSQCNKIHEIRMRDNRGHDLYVSNLKVEEIHNAEELQECLLTAQRNRAVAATNSNERSSRSHSVARIRLIGEHKTKEEICIGNLNLVDLAGSERLKGEEAARTAETKNINKSLANLGNVILALLKKQEHVPYRNSKLTHLLMPSLGGNSKTLMLLNISPLDECYNETLNSLRFASNVNNCKINVKRVRTALPNISNTNLSSSSSSEI from the exons ATGTATTCTTATTGGTCGTTGCATGATAAGGCACAGATTCAAATAAGAAGCGTGTGTCTAACCGTCGTTCTTCAG ATGGAATCTCGATTACCAAAACCTAAccatttctataaaaaagcTACAACCTTGATAgatatagatttaaaaaaaaaaaatccaaacaTGACAAAAACTCAAACTGGCTTATCACGTGCAGTGAGCAGTGCAAAACTTACAGATGatacaaagaaagataagaatctGTTAAATAATGATGGAAAatctaataatgaaaatgaatctTTACCTCAAACTACACGTACAAAAAATATTGCTGCAATTACAAGATCTAATGAGGCAATCAAAGCCATGAAAAGGCCAGGAACAATTGTGACAAATGCTAATACAAAGAAACCAAAAGTTAAAGTTATAACACCaagaaaaacattgaaaaCAGCATTGAAAGCAAGAAATGGTATAAATCGACCTacagaaaataatactaacaataagactactgctactactactactattactactactgtcaATAAATGGGATTATAAAGGTCGTTTTGCAATTGTTAATggcgaattaattaaattgcgtggaaattataaagaaatatcaagCAAAAATGCAGAATTGCAAAAAATGATAGATGACTTAAGAGATAATGGGAATAcgtacaaattaaaattacagGAATGTGAAACTTTAAAAGCAGCTTTATCTGAAGAACTTGAAACGACAAAGGATGAATTTAAACAGatacaaaatgaaaaggaagacTTTGTTAAACGCTGGACAAAGGCAGAAGAAGCATATAAGAATGTAactaaagaattaaaagaactCCAAGATCAATTTGCAGATCAACAAGCAAAATTACAAGAACAAACAATTGAAACTGAAAGAGTTAAAACTAAATTGGAACATGATGAAAatcttattaaagatttaactATTCACAAAGAAGAATTACAATCTCTTGTCCATCAGATGGATAAAGAACGTAGAATCCTTCATAATACTATACAAGAAATGAAGGGTAATATAAGAGTATTTTGTCGTGTACGTCCACGAACTCCAAAAGAATCTTCAAAATC attatgttttataaaattcgtTGATGAATGTACTATAGAAATAGGAAAATCAGATGGTTCAGACATGGCTAGTTGCAGTggaaaagtaagaaatttACGGCAAGAATTCTCCTTTGACAAAGTGTTTCCACATAATGCATCACAGGCTGATATTTTCGAAGAATTATCTCTTCTAGTTCAATCTGCTCTTGAAGGATATAATGTTTGTGTATTTGCGTATGGTCAAACTGGTTCTGGTAAAACATACACAATGGAAGGAGAGCCTGGATTTGATACAGAAGGCATGATACCCAGAACG GTCCGACACATATTTAAAGAGATGAAAGAATTAGAACTTCTTGGATGGGAATACCGGATAGAAGCAAGTTTCTTGGAGATTTATAATGAACATATAGTTGATCTTCTTGACTCgcaatgtaataaaattcatgaaaTACGTATGAGAGATAATAGAGGTCATGATCTTTATGTGAGCAATCTCAAAGTTGAAGAAATACATAATGCTGAGGAATTACAGGAATGTTTATTGACCGCGCAGCGTAATAGAGCTGTTGCAGCTACTAATTCAAATGAACG aTCATCTAGATCTCATTCAGTAGCACGTATACGACTAATTGGTGaacataaaacaaaagaagaaatctgTATAGGAAATCTTAATTTAGTTGACTTAGCAGGTTCTGAAAGATTAAAGGGCGAAGAAGCAGCTAGAACCGCAGAaacaaagaatattaataaatcgttAGCTAATCTTGGTAACGTTATTCTTGCACTTTTAAAGAAGCAAGAACATGTGCCATATAGAAATTCAAAATTGACACATTTATTGATGCCATCTTTAGGAGGTAATTCAAAAACCCTTATGTTGCTTAATATATCTCCTTTAGATGAATGTTATAACGAAACATTGAATTCCTTAAGATTTGCCAGTAATGtgaataattgtaaaataaatgttaaaagagTTCGAACTGCGTTAccaaatatatcaaatactaATTTATCATCTAGTTCAAGCTCAGAAATATAA
- the LOC124422479 gene encoding FAM172 family protein homolog CG10038 isoform X1, whose product MSLRNIVRKTGINAYGCFPQCFGVINALLGMTTMACSNFPKSLNEFGYDFDADGRLKKLNTETGLLINEGFEFNVSENPQYNQKRYEALGEVINEHVYNLLEKEGLNRLPLPKQSSVTIDKRSFIFASNDALENEKILILIHGSGVVRAGQWARRLIINDSLFTGTQIPYIRKAKDLGYGLFVLNTNDNIRIIKGKPNKIKGSGDPHEHLKTVWNDYIGPSNSKYVAVVAHSYGGECIVKFAIDHAEEFKRKVFAVGLTDSVHIVPSKGFEHVVKGDDLTICGLPIDKSSAWFSLLAFYVTEWYFSFSFHSISKNWVCSDKPLDTSVLCPSGDIERVSAGHTVHEMSSSSCIDSLFRFIEDRYRNIHDTTKA is encoded by the exons ATGTCACTTCGAAATATCGTTCGAAAAACAGGTATTAATGCTTATGGATGTTTTCCTCAATGTTTCGGCGTAATAAATGCA tTGTTAGGCATGACTACGATGGCCTGTTCTAACTTTCCAAAGTCTCTCAATGAATTTGGATATGATTTTGATGCAG atggaagattaaagaaattaaatacagAAACAGGTTTATTGATTAATGAAGGTTTTGAGTTTAATGTAAGCGAAAATCCACAATACAACCAAAAACGTTATGAAGCATTAGGTGAA GTTATTAATGaacatgtatataatttgttgGAAAAAGAAGGTTTAAATAGATTGCCATTACCAAAACAAAGTTCTGTTACAATAGACAAAAgatcttttatatttgcatCAAATGATGctttagaaaatgaaaaaatattaattttgattcaTGGTAGTGGTGTTGTCAGAGCTGGACAATGGGCTAgacgtttaattataaatgatagcCTTTTTACTGGAACTCAAATACCATACATTAGAAAAGCTAAAGATTTGGGTTATGGATTGTTTGTATTGAATACCAATGATAACATCAGAATAATTAAAGGGAAACCAAATAAAATTAAG GGTAGTGGAGATCCACATGAACATTTGAAAACAGTATGGAATGACTATATTGGACCATCAAATTCCAAATATGTTGCTGTAGTAGCACACAGCTATGGTGGAGAGTGCATAGTTAAATTT gCAATAGATCATGCTGaggaatttaaaagaaaagtttttgcAGTTGGGTTAACAGATTCTGTACATATTGTACCATCTAAAGGATTTGAACATGTAGTGAAG GGAGATGATTTGACCATCTGCGGCTTGCCGATCGACAAAAGCTCCGCGTGGTTCTCTTTATTAGCGTTCTACGTTACCGAGTGGTACTTCAGCTTCTCTTTTCACTCG ATATCCAAAAACTGGGTATGTTCGGATAAGCCTTTGGATACATCAGTGCTTTGTCCAAGTGGAGATATAGAGCGAGTTTCTGCtg GTCATACCGTTCATGAGATGTCATCATCTTCGTGCAtcgattctctctttcgttttatagAAGATCgttatagaaatatacatGATACTACAAAGGCTTGA
- the LOC124422479 gene encoding FAM172 family protein homolog CG10038 isoform X2, translated as MSLRNIVRKTGINAYGCFPQCFGVINAGMTTMACSNFPKSLNEFGYDFDADGRLKKLNTETGLLINEGFEFNVSENPQYNQKRYEALGEVINEHVYNLLEKEGLNRLPLPKQSSVTIDKRSFIFASNDALENEKILILIHGSGVVRAGQWARRLIINDSLFTGTQIPYIRKAKDLGYGLFVLNTNDNIRIIKGKPNKIKGSGDPHEHLKTVWNDYIGPSNSKYVAVVAHSYGGECIVKFAIDHAEEFKRKVFAVGLTDSVHIVPSKGFEHVVKGDDLTICGLPIDKSSAWFSLLAFYVTEWYFSFSFHSISKNWVCSDKPLDTSVLCPSGDIERVSAGHTVHEMSSSSCIDSLFRFIEDRYRNIHDTTKA; from the exons ATGTCACTTCGAAATATCGTTCGAAAAACAGGTATTAATGCTTATGGATGTTTTCCTCAATGTTTCGGCGTAATAAATGCAG GCATGACTACGATGGCCTGTTCTAACTTTCCAAAGTCTCTCAATGAATTTGGATATGATTTTGATGCAG atggaagattaaagaaattaaatacagAAACAGGTTTATTGATTAATGAAGGTTTTGAGTTTAATGTAAGCGAAAATCCACAATACAACCAAAAACGTTATGAAGCATTAGGTGAA GTTATTAATGaacatgtatataatttgttgGAAAAAGAAGGTTTAAATAGATTGCCATTACCAAAACAAAGTTCTGTTACAATAGACAAAAgatcttttatatttgcatCAAATGATGctttagaaaatgaaaaaatattaattttgattcaTGGTAGTGGTGTTGTCAGAGCTGGACAATGGGCTAgacgtttaattataaatgatagcCTTTTTACTGGAACTCAAATACCATACATTAGAAAAGCTAAAGATTTGGGTTATGGATTGTTTGTATTGAATACCAATGATAACATCAGAATAATTAAAGGGAAACCAAATAAAATTAAG GGTAGTGGAGATCCACATGAACATTTGAAAACAGTATGGAATGACTATATTGGACCATCAAATTCCAAATATGTTGCTGTAGTAGCACACAGCTATGGTGGAGAGTGCATAGTTAAATTT gCAATAGATCATGCTGaggaatttaaaagaaaagtttttgcAGTTGGGTTAACAGATTCTGTACATATTGTACCATCTAAAGGATTTGAACATGTAGTGAAG GGAGATGATTTGACCATCTGCGGCTTGCCGATCGACAAAAGCTCCGCGTGGTTCTCTTTATTAGCGTTCTACGTTACCGAGTGGTACTTCAGCTTCTCTTTTCACTCG ATATCCAAAAACTGGGTATGTTCGGATAAGCCTTTGGATACATCAGTGCTTTGTCCAAGTGGAGATATAGAGCGAGTTTCTGCtg GTCATACCGTTCATGAGATGTCATCATCTTCGTGCAtcgattctctctttcgttttatagAAGATCgttatagaaatatacatGATACTACAAAGGCTTGA
- the LOC124423185 gene encoding protein claret segregational-like isoform X2, with the protein MESRLPKPNHFYKKATTLIDIDLKKKNPNMTKTQTGLSRAVSSAKLTDDTKKDKNLLNNDGKSNNENESLPQTTRTKNIAAITRSNEAIKAMKRPGTIVTNANTKKPKVKVITPRKTLKTALKARNGINRPTENNTNNKTTATTTTITTTVNKWDYKGRFAIVNGELIKLRGNYKEISSKNAELQKMIDDLRDNGNTYKLKLQECETLKAALSEELETTKDEFKQIQNEKEDFVKRWTKAEEAYKNVTKELKELQDQFADQQAKLQEQTIETERVKTKLEHDENLIKDLTIHKEELQSLVHQMDKERRILHNTIQEMKGNIRVFCRVRPRTPKESSKSLCFIKFVDECTIEIGKSDGSDMASCSGKVRNLRQEFSFDKVFPHNASQADIFEELSLLVQSALEGYNVCVFAYGQTGSGKTYTMEGEPGFDTEGMIPRTVRHIFKEMKELELLGWEYRIEASFLEIYNEHIVDLLDSQCNKIHEIRMRDNRGHDLYVSNLKVEEIHNAEELQECLLTAQRNRAVAATNSNERSSRSHSVARIRLIGEHKTKEEICIGNLNLVDLAGSERLKGEEAARTAETKNINKSLANLGNVILALLKKQEHVPYRNSKLTHLLMPSLGGNSKTLMLLNISPLDECYNETLNSLRFASNVNNCKINVKRVRTALPNISNTNLSSSSSSEI; encoded by the exons ATGGAATCTCGATTACCAAAACCTAAccatttctataaaaaagcTACAACCTTGATAgatatagatttaaaaaaaaaaaatccaaacaTGACAAAAACTCAAACTGGCTTATCACGTGCAGTGAGCAGTGCAAAACTTACAGATGatacaaagaaagataagaatctGTTAAATAATGATGGAAAatctaataatgaaaatgaatctTTACCTCAAACTACACGTACAAAAAATATTGCTGCAATTACAAGATCTAATGAGGCAATCAAAGCCATGAAAAGGCCAGGAACAATTGTGACAAATGCTAATACAAAGAAACCAAAAGTTAAAGTTATAACACCaagaaaaacattgaaaaCAGCATTGAAAGCAAGAAATGGTATAAATCGACCTacagaaaataatactaacaataagactactgctactactactactattactactactgtcaATAAATGGGATTATAAAGGTCGTTTTGCAATTGTTAATggcgaattaattaaattgcgtggaaattataaagaaatatcaagCAAAAATGCAGAATTGCAAAAAATGATAGATGACTTAAGAGATAATGGGAATAcgtacaaattaaaattacagGAATGTGAAACTTTAAAAGCAGCTTTATCTGAAGAACTTGAAACGACAAAGGATGAATTTAAACAGatacaaaatgaaaaggaagacTTTGTTAAACGCTGGACAAAGGCAGAAGAAGCATATAAGAATGTAactaaagaattaaaagaactCCAAGATCAATTTGCAGATCAACAAGCAAAATTACAAGAACAAACAATTGAAACTGAAAGAGTTAAAACTAAATTGGAACATGATGAAAatcttattaaagatttaactATTCACAAAGAAGAATTACAATCTCTTGTCCATCAGATGGATAAAGAACGTAGAATCCTTCATAATACTATACAAGAAATGAAGGGTAATATAAGAGTATTTTGTCGTGTACGTCCACGAACTCCAAAAGAATCTTCAAAATC attatgttttataaaattcgtTGATGAATGTACTATAGAAATAGGAAAATCAGATGGTTCAGACATGGCTAGTTGCAGTggaaaagtaagaaatttACGGCAAGAATTCTCCTTTGACAAAGTGTTTCCACATAATGCATCACAGGCTGATATTTTCGAAGAATTATCTCTTCTAGTTCAATCTGCTCTTGAAGGATATAATGTTTGTGTATTTGCGTATGGTCAAACTGGTTCTGGTAAAACATACACAATGGAAGGAGAGCCTGGATTTGATACAGAAGGCATGATACCCAGAACG GTCCGACACATATTTAAAGAGATGAAAGAATTAGAACTTCTTGGATGGGAATACCGGATAGAAGCAAGTTTCTTGGAGATTTATAATGAACATATAGTTGATCTTCTTGACTCgcaatgtaataaaattcatgaaaTACGTATGAGAGATAATAGAGGTCATGATCTTTATGTGAGCAATCTCAAAGTTGAAGAAATACATAATGCTGAGGAATTACAGGAATGTTTATTGACCGCGCAGCGTAATAGAGCTGTTGCAGCTACTAATTCAAATGAACG aTCATCTAGATCTCATTCAGTAGCACGTATACGACTAATTGGTGaacataaaacaaaagaagaaatctgTATAGGAAATCTTAATTTAGTTGACTTAGCAGGTTCTGAAAGATTAAAGGGCGAAGAAGCAGCTAGAACCGCAGAaacaaagaatattaataaatcgttAGCTAATCTTGGTAACGTTATTCTTGCACTTTTAAAGAAGCAAGAACATGTGCCATATAGAAATTCAAAATTGACACATTTATTGATGCCATCTTTAGGAGGTAATTCAAAAACCCTTATGTTGCTTAATATATCTCCTTTAGATGAATGTTATAACGAAACATTGAATTCCTTAAGATTTGCCAGTAATGtgaataattgtaaaataaatgttaaaagagTTCGAACTGCGTTAccaaatatatcaaatactaATTTATCATCTAGTTCAAGCTCAGAAATATAA
- the LOC124422479 gene encoding FAM172 family protein homolog CG10038 isoform X3 produces the protein MSLRNIVRKTGINAYGCFPQCFGVINALLGMTTMACSNFPKSLNEFGYDFDADGRLKKLNTETGLLINEGFEFNVSENPQYNQKRYEALGEVINEHVYNLLEKEGLNRLPLPKQSSVTIDKRSFIFASNDALENEKILILIHGSGVVRAGQWARRLIINDSLFTGTQIPYIRKAKDLGYGLFVLNTNDNIRIIKGKPNKIKGSGDPHEHLKTVWNDYIGPSNSKYVAVVAHSYGGECIVKFAIDHAEEFKRKVFAVGLTDSVHIVPSKGFEHVVKISKNWVCSDKPLDTSVLCPSGDIERVSAGHTVHEMSSSSCIDSLFRFIEDRYRNIHDTTKA, from the exons ATGTCACTTCGAAATATCGTTCGAAAAACAGGTATTAATGCTTATGGATGTTTTCCTCAATGTTTCGGCGTAATAAATGCA tTGTTAGGCATGACTACGATGGCCTGTTCTAACTTTCCAAAGTCTCTCAATGAATTTGGATATGATTTTGATGCAG atggaagattaaagaaattaaatacagAAACAGGTTTATTGATTAATGAAGGTTTTGAGTTTAATGTAAGCGAAAATCCACAATACAACCAAAAACGTTATGAAGCATTAGGTGAA GTTATTAATGaacatgtatataatttgttgGAAAAAGAAGGTTTAAATAGATTGCCATTACCAAAACAAAGTTCTGTTACAATAGACAAAAgatcttttatatttgcatCAAATGATGctttagaaaatgaaaaaatattaattttgattcaTGGTAGTGGTGTTGTCAGAGCTGGACAATGGGCTAgacgtttaattataaatgatagcCTTTTTACTGGAACTCAAATACCATACATTAGAAAAGCTAAAGATTTGGGTTATGGATTGTTTGTATTGAATACCAATGATAACATCAGAATAATTAAAGGGAAACCAAATAAAATTAAG GGTAGTGGAGATCCACATGAACATTTGAAAACAGTATGGAATGACTATATTGGACCATCAAATTCCAAATATGTTGCTGTAGTAGCACACAGCTATGGTGGAGAGTGCATAGTTAAATTT gCAATAGATCATGCTGaggaatttaaaagaaaagtttttgcAGTTGGGTTAACAGATTCTGTACATATTGTACCATCTAAAGGATTTGAACATGTAGTGAAG ATATCCAAAAACTGGGTATGTTCGGATAAGCCTTTGGATACATCAGTGCTTTGTCCAAGTGGAGATATAGAGCGAGTTTCTGCtg GTCATACCGTTCATGAGATGTCATCATCTTCGTGCAtcgattctctctttcgttttatagAAGATCgttatagaaatatacatGATACTACAAAGGCTTGA